GACGCACCTTAATCTCAGAAAAAATAAAATCAATAAGGGGAGCACACATGAAAAAAAGAATAGGAATGACCCTATTTCTTGTAATAGGGCTTGTACAATTATCTCTGCTTTATGCAGACACATTGCTGGAAGAGCACACACTTTTCGAAAATACGAACGGCGCATGTGCAATTGCAGCAGCGGATTTCAATCTTGACGGTTTCCAGGATCTTGTGTACACATGTTTTCAGAGCGGACATATCACATGGCTGGAAAATGACGGAAACCTGAACTTTTCAGAACATCTGGTTATCAATGGATACACGAATGCAAAAGCAATCGATGTGGGAGACATCAATCAGGACGGATATCCTGATTTTGTAGCAACGGCAAATGGAGCTGACAGGATCACATGGTTCGAGAATAATCATGATGAAACCTTCACAGCTCATGATGTTGCGACAACCTGGGATGAACCGGGTTTCGTACAGGTAACAGATCGTCCGAGTGGAAATCTTATCGATATCAATTCTGACGGTGAAGTAGATATCCTTGCAACTGCATGCCAGATTGGAAGGATCGGTTGGTTTGAAAATGACGGTGAAGAAAATTTCGAAGAGCACATTATTAAAGATGACTGGACTGTAGTAAGCGGAGCAGTGGCACTGGATGTGGATGGAGACACTGATATCGATATCATTGCGGCAGCACAAGGTGGGGGAGTCGTATGGTTCGAAAACATCGGTGATGACGAAGTTTTTACGGAACATCTTCTCTTTGACGGCTGGGATAAATCAAACTGGATACAGGCAGGATTTATCAATGATGACACGTATGTAGATTTTGCCCTTACATCATGCGGGATTAGTGATAATGTCGGCTGGTTTGAGAATGACGGCAGCCAGAATTTTACATTACACATGTTGAATGACAGCTATGCTGGAGGTCGAAGCCCGGTTTTATCAGATATCGATGAAGACGGCGATACGGACATTTTTGCAATTGCCTGGCAGGATGCTGTTGCGTCATTCTTTGAAAATGACGGAGAAGCGAATTTTACGGAAACCTTTATCAGCACAGATGCACTTGATCTATTAAAATTGTTTATTGTCGACCTTGATTCAGATGATGATTTGGATATTGTCGGATGTACGGCAGTGTATGGTGTTCATCATATACGTTGGTGGGAAAACGTCAATGAGTTCCTTGTTGCAGATTTTACCGTCGATGTGGTGACTGGAAATGTACCTTTGTCTGTAAATTTCAGCGAATCGACGTTCAGTAAGCCACCAGTGCAGTATTGGCATTGGGATTTCGATAATGATGGCATAATAGATTCGTATGAACAAAATCCTGAATGGACCTATAACGAAGTTGGATCCTATATGCCTACACTCGTGGTGTCGAATGGTGTGATCACTGAAACAGTTACACTTGATGACAGCATACGGGTTTTCGATGGTGAAAGCGCATTATATTTTGAATCAGGGAATTGTGTGATGGTCTCACCGTCTCCAA
This window of the Candidatus Cloacimonadota bacterium genome carries:
- a CDS encoding VCBS repeat-containing protein, coding for MKKRIGMTLFLVIGLVQLSLLYADTLLEEHTLFENTNGACAIAAADFNLDGFQDLVYTCFQSGHITWLENDGNLNFSEHLVINGYTNAKAIDVGDINQDGYPDFVATANGADRITWFENNHDETFTAHDVATTWDEPGFVQVTDRPSGNLIDINSDGEVDILATACQIGRIGWFENDGEENFEEHIIKDDWTVVSGAVALDVDGDTDIDIIAAAQGGGVVWFENIGDDEVFTEHLLFDGWDKSNWIQAGFINDDTYVDFALTSCGISDNVGWFENDGSQNFTLHMLNDSYAGGRSPVLSDIDEDGDTDIFAIAWQDAVASFFENDGEANFTETFISTDALDLLKLFIVDLDSDDDLDIVGCTAVYGVHHIRWWENVNEFLVADFTVDVVTGNVPLSVNFSESTFSKPPVQYWHWDFDNDGIIDSYEQNPEWTYNEVGSYMPTLVVSNGVITETVTLDDSIRVFDGESALYFESGNCVMVSPSPTLNIIDDLTMEAWIKPIGWGLHPSLGFGRIIDKTAYVLMLIKEYAVTNNYCLAMWLYNENGTNSIITTPDSSISLDTWQHVAASFSNTYDEVKMYINGIEQELSFTNTPSGPIADNSASDLAIGSTNYNCFTFNGTIDEVRVWNDSRSSDDIQYYRNYYLSGSEPGLSGYWQMNEGNGILVHDSSPNFNDGVILDPVWTHGKGLLPVGIDEIIENEELYSQILPNPCRKNLNISFFCKKSENIKINIYNIRGQRVKTLAD